A DNA window from Pyrus communis chromosome 3, drPyrComm1.1, whole genome shotgun sequence contains the following coding sequences:
- the LOC137727528 gene encoding TMV resistance protein N-like has protein sequence MASSTQRASASFLSNESAPRWKYDVFLSFRGVDTRKGFVSHLHHELSKRQGITTFMDDRELEGGTSIHLELPSAIKESHIAIVVLSPNYASSKWCLDELATILRCMESRNSVLPVFYQTDPSDVGNQRGCFAEAFAKHEQNSSSTEDKEKVVQWKADLKKVSKICGWHSKESKSESEIIQQLVKSVWRKVQATFPLLDSSQELVGVNSGLEQLSSLLAHDVNDVRFIGITGMGGIGKTTLAKLVYDRIFHHFEVHCFLGNVREVSNVDLQKRLLFPVLREKIEEIWDEEHGIIFIKKSLHNKKVLLVLDDVDHTNQVQVLAGKEDWFGMGSRIIITTRNERLLVEHGITLCHNVEVLNDDEALALFSLHAFKKNMPEDGFLELSECFIKYAGGLPLALKTFGSALFKRGLDFWNSTRDNLSKIPNTEIIHKLKISYDELEEMEKSIFLEVACLHKGKYRMEVIEILDISFGISSSTMIDVLLERSLLYQDRNNCSDCNEYIWMHDLIQDMAREIVRQESKEPGQRSRLWLYDDIDQIFRKNKGTAAIEAISLRLSNVEEVPQWNCEAFSKMERLRFLEFNNLIFSSGPKSLPCSLRIINWSWYPSNFLPTSFHPHLLGKLEMRNSNLVRFLGGKVDLPSLKHIDLRCSNKLKNTPDFNGLPNLEKLELSACKNLVEIHPSIAVLKRLKVLRLDGCESIKSLPSKVEMDSLVHFNLGGCSNVKTIPEFGEQMKNLYFLMLDNTAIEKIPSSIGHAVGLRYLFLRNCKNLLYLPRAICNLKSLEELDVIGCSKIDKLPGDMDHLWWLRVGPTMTKPLVGMKNLKGLIFTRNYDMVWMSNVKATCGSDSKARDGWGIRRLFGLEKSPPDPPLYWHLVLSSLNRLCSLTYLCLYDCNLQEGDIPDDIGYLTLLETLRLDKNNFVSLPESIRHLSKLRDLHLEGCKSLKKLPPLPSNRGLTVDLDNCTSLRSLSGAFNLYFASVTCRNCIALVPNEDLINRFLKSVIQGSKIVIPGSEIPKWCNNQSVGHSINVELPPPSCTNWLGIAFCVVFQYQDPLQNVELPHYCRFRIHCSVELVSPEKLGPQYPWTTLLLPSLVSENLWLFYFPRQYCLPRADCHQVQFLFGIDFRDIGWRELKANLNMVKKCGARLVYEQDLKELNQKLLKRTCEYRDEAAPSGPGSASFNDTEQICKRHCN, from the exons ATGGCGTCAAGCACCCAAAGAGCCTCCGCATCTTTTCTTTCGAATGAATCAGCTCCTCGATGGAAGTATGACGTGTTTTTGAGTTTCAGGGGTGTAGACACCCGCAAGGGCTTTGTATCCCATTTACACCATGAATTGTCCAAGCGTCAAGGAATTACGACTTTCATGGACGATCGAGAGCTTGAAGGAGGAACAAGTATTCATCTTGAGCTCCCAAGTGCGATCAAAGAATCGCATATTGCAATTGTTGTTCTCTCACCAAACTATGCTTCTTCCAAATGGTGCTTGGACGAACTTGCAACCATTCTTCGATGCATGGAATCCAGGAACTCGGTTTTGCCGGTCTTTTATCAGACAGATCCATCTGATGTCGGAAATCAACGGGGATGTTTTGCCGAAGCCTTCGCGAAGCATGAACAAAATTCGAGCAGTACCGAAGACAAAGAGAAGGTGGTCCAATGGAAAGCTGATCTAAAAAAGGTGTCCAAAATTTGTGGTTGGCACTCGAAGGAATCTAA GAGTGAAAGTGAGATTATACAACAACTCGTCAAAAGTGTGTGGAGGAAAGTGCAAGCTACATTCCCGTTGTTAGATTCCTCACAGGAATTAGTTGGGGTTAATTCTGGGCTTGAGCAACTAAGTTCGTTGTTAGCTCATGATGTCAATGATGTTCGCTTTATAGGGATAACGGGGATGGGTGGCATTGGTAAGACAACCCTTGCTAAGCTAGTTTATGATAGAATCTTCCATCATTTTGAAGTTCACTGCTTTCTCGGCAACGTTAGAGAGGTTTCTAACGTTGATCTTCAAAAAAGACTTCTTTTCCCGGTGTTGAGGGAAAAGATCGAAGAAATTTGGGATGAAGAGCACGGaatcattttcattaagaaGAGCTTACACAACAAAAAGGTTCTTCTTGTACTTGATGATGTGGATCACACAAACCAAGTACAAGTACTAGCTGGAAAGGAAGACTGGTTTGGCATGGGAAGCAGAATTATCATTACAACTAGAAATGAACGTTTGCTTGTCGAGCATGGCATAACATTATGTCATAATGTTGAGGTGTTAAATGATGATGAAGCTCTTGCACTGTTTAGCCTGCATGCCTTTAAGAAAAATATGCCCGAGGATGGGTTTTTGGAGCTGTCTGAGTGTTTCATTAAATATGCTGGAGGCCTTCCATTAGCTCTTAAAACTTTTGGGTCGGCGTTGTTTAAGAGAGGGCTAGATTTTTGGAATAGTACACGGGATAATCTGTCAAAAATTCCTAATACAGAAATTATTCATAAACTTAAAATAAGTTATGATGAACTAGAAGAGATGGAGAAGAGCATTTTTCTTGAGGTTGCATGTCTCCACAAAGGGAAGTACAGAATGGAAGTAATTGAAATACTAGATAtttcttttggaatttctagTAGTACTATGATAGATGTACTACTTGAGAGATCTCTCCTCTATCAAGATCGCAACAATTGCAGTGATTGCAATGAATATATATGGATGCATGACTTGATACAAGATATGGCACGTGAAATTGTTCGTCAAGAGTCTAAAGAGCCTGGTCAGCGTAGTAGGTTGTGGCTTTACGATGACATCGATCAGATATTTAGGAAGAATAAG GGAACGGCAGCAATTGAAGCCATATCCTTACGCTTGTCCAACGTAGAAGAGGTGCCCCAGTGGAATTGCGAAGCCTTCTCCAAGATGGAGAGACTGAGGTTTTTGGAattcaataatttgatcttttcTTCAGGCCCTAAATCTCTTCCATGTTCCTTGAGAATTATAAATTGGAGTTGGTATCCTTCTAATTTTCTTCCAACAAGCTTTCACCCGCACTTGCTTGGTAAACTTGAGATGCGTAATAGCAATCTTGTTCGTTTTTTGGGGGGAAAAGTG GACTTGCCCAGCTTGAAACATATTGATCTTAGATGCTCCAATAAATTGAAGAATACCCCAGATTTCAATGGTCTTCCAAATCTTGAGAAGTTGGAGCTTTCCGCTTGTAAGAATTTAGTTGAGATACATCCGTCTATTGCAGTCCTCAAAAGACTTAAAGTTTTGCGTCTTGATGGCTGTGAAAGCATCAAGAGCCTCCCAAGTAAGGTTGAAATGGATTCTCTTGTACATTTCAATCTTGGTGGCTGCTCAAATGTGAAAACGATTCCAGAATTTGGGGAGCAGATGAAGAATTTATACTTCCTCATGTTAGACAACACTGCGATCGAGAAAATACCTTCATCAATTGGACATGCGGTTGGCCTTAGGTATTTGTTTCTACGGAATTGCAAAAATCTCTTGTACCTTCCAAGGGCTATTTGTAATTTGAAGTCTCTTGAAGAGCTCGATGTGATTGGATGCTCAAAGATTGACAAACTCCCAGGAGACATGGATCACTTATGGTGGCTTAGAGTGGGACCCACTATGACAAAGCCGCTTGTGGGTATGAAAAATCTCAAAGGTCTAATATTTACGAGAAATTATGACATGGTTTGGATGAGTAATGTTAAAGCCACTTGTGGATCAGATAGTAAAGCAAGGGATGGGTGGGGCATTCGCCGCTTATTTGGACTTGAAAAGAGTCCCCCTGATCCTCCTCTTTATTGGCATTTGGTGTTGTCTTCTCTAAATCGTTTATGCTCTTTGACATACTTATGTCTATATGATTGTAATCTCCAGGAGGGGGATATCCCCGATGATATTGGCTACTTGACCTTATTGGAAACATTGCGTCTCGACAAAAATAATTTCGTCAGTCTACCTGAAAGCATTAGACACCTTTCTAAGCTTAGGGATCTTCATCTGGAGGGGTGTAAAAGCCTTAAAAAATTGCCACCTCTTCCATCAAACAGAGGATTAACGGTAGATCTGGACAATTGCACTTCCTTACGAAGTTTGTCAGGTGCATTCAATTTGTATTTTGCTAGTGTCACTTGCCGGAATTGCATTGCATTGGTGCCAAATGAAGACTTGATTAATAGGTTTCTTAAATCTGTCATtcag GGATCGAAAATTGTAATCCCTGGAAGTGAAATTCCAAAGTGGTGCAATAATCAGAGTGTGGGACATTCAATAAATGTGGAGCTTCCTCCACCATCATGTACCAACTGGCTTGGGATTGCCTTCTGTGTTGTTTTTCAATACCAAGACCCTTTACAAAATGTGGAGCTTCCTCATTATTGTCGTTTCAGAATTCACTGTTCAGTGGAACTTGTTAGCCCTGAAAAACTTGGCCCACAATACCCTTGGACTACCTTATTATTACCGTCTCTTGTGTCAGAAAACCtttggttattttattttcctcGTCAATATTGTTTGCCTCGTGCAGATTGTCATCAGGTACAGTTTTTATTCGGAATTGACTTTCGTGATATTGGTTGGAGAGAACTAAAAGCAAACTTGAATATGGTGAAGAAGTGTGGGGCTCGTTTGGTGTACGAGCAAGATTTGAAAGAACTCAACCAAAAATTACTGAAACGAACATGCGAATATCGTGACGAGGCAGCTCCTAGTGGACCCGGAAGTGCTAGCTTCAACGACACAGAACAAATTTGCAAAAGGCATTGTAACTAG